From a single Lolium rigidum isolate FL_2022 chromosome 7, APGP_CSIRO_Lrig_0.1, whole genome shotgun sequence genomic region:
- the LOC124678904 gene encoding uncharacterized protein LOC124678904, producing MKTTPRLPATIVLRSPSTASSEAPSSSCARSRPMPKRGLLLRDQVCCIIALFTSWIGPPATTAEWKSAAAAFLAHGIGRHSSRRIKGAGDVLGKQEHMPTTRWPSRSTAASDALSDGWPTVAC from the exons ATGAAGACCACCCCACGCCTCCCAGCAACCATAGTCCTTCGATCCCCTAGCACAGCCAGCTCCGAGGCCCCCTCCTCCTCATGTGCGAGATCACGGCCGATGCCTAAACGAGGACTTCTCCTCCGCGACCAAGTCTGCTGCATCATCGCTCTCTTCACCAGCTGGATCGGACCGCCAGCCACCACAGCGGAATGGAAGTCAGcggccgccgccttcctcgcccACGGGATCGGACGCCACTCGTCAAG GAGGATCAAAGGGGCCGGCGACGTGCTAGGCAAGCAAGAGCACATGCCAACAACACGCTGGCCTAGCAGGAGCACAGCAGCAAGCGACGCACTGAGTGATGGTTGGCCAACTGTGGCGTGTTGA